A DNA window from Bos indicus isolate NIAB-ARS_2022 breed Sahiwal x Tharparkar chromosome 9, NIAB-ARS_B.indTharparkar_mat_pri_1.0, whole genome shotgun sequence contains the following coding sequences:
- the ZBTB24 gene encoding zinc finger and BTB domain-containing protein 24 isoform X2: MAETSSEPSGQLVVHSDTHSDTVLASFEDQRKKGFLCDITLIVENVHFRAHKALLAASSEYFSMMFAEEGEIGQSIYMLEGMVADTFGILLEFIYTGCLQASEKSTEQILATAQFLKVYDLVKAYTDFQNNHSSPKPPTLNTAGAPLVVISNKKSDHPKRKRGRPRKVNSLQEGKSELAAEEEIQLRVNNSVQNRQNFVVKEGDSGVLNEQITAKELEESEPTCEPARGEEMPVEKDENCDPKTQDSGQDSQSRCSKRRIRRSVKLKDYKLVGDEDDQGSAKRVCGRRKRPGGPEARCKDCGKVFKYNHFLAIHQRSHTGERPFKCNECGKGFAQKHSLQVHTRMHTGERPYTCTVCSKALTTKHSLLEHMSLHSGQKSFTCDQCGKYFSQKRQLKSHYRVHTGHSLPECNDCHRKFMDVSQLKKHLRTHTGEKPFTCEICGKSFTAKSSLQTHIRIHRGEKPYSCAVCGKSFSDSSAKRRHCILHTGKKPFTCPECNLQFARLDNLKAHLKIHSKEKHASDASSISGNNNGEEVRNILQLQPYQLSTSGEQEIQLLVTDSVHNINFMPGPSQGISIVTAESSQNMTADQTANLTLLTQQPEQLQNLILSAQQEQTEHIQSLNMIESQMEPSQTEPVHVITLSKETLEHLHAHQEQTGELHLASASDPAQHLQLTQEPAPPPATHHVPQPTSLSQEQS; encoded by the exons ATGGCAGAAACATCATCAGAGCCTTCTGGGCAGCTGGTTgtacactcagacacacacagtgacacTGTCCTGGCCAGTTTTGAGGATCAGAGGAAGAAAGGCTTTCTCTGTGACATTACTTTAATCGTGGAGAATGTGCATTTCCGGGCCCACAAAGCCTTGCTTGCTGCCAGTAGTGAATACTTCTCAATGATGTTTGCTGAAGAGGGGGAGATCGGCCAGTCCATTTATATGCTAGAAGGCATGGTTGCGGACACATTTGGTATCCTGCTAGAATTTATCTACACTGGTTGTCTCCAGGCCAGTGAGAAAAGTACAGAACAGATCCTGGCTACTGCCCAGTTCTTAAAAGTCTATGACCTGGTAAAGGCTTACACGGACTTTCAAAATAATCATAGTTCCCCAAAGCCACCGACTTTGAACACAGCTGGTGCTCCATTGGTTGTTATTTCTAATAAGAAAAGTGATCATCCAAAGCGAAAACGGGGAAGACCAAGGAAAGTCAACAGTTTACAGGAAGGGAAGTCAGAACTGGCTGCAGAGGAAGAAATACAGCTGAGAGTGAACAATTCTGTCCAAAACAGGCAAAACTTTGTAGTTAAAGAGGGAGACAGTGGTGTACTGAATGAACAGATTACAGCAAAAGAACTGGAAGAATCTGAGCCGACTTGTGAGCCAGCTAGAGGGGAGGAGATGCCAGTTGAGAAAGATGAGAACTGTGATCCCAAGACCCAGGACTCTGGGCAGGACAGCCAGAGTCGGTGCAGCAAGCGGAGGATTCGGAGGTCTGTCAAACTGAAAGACTACAAACTTGTAGGGGATGAAGATGACCAGGGTTCAGCCAAGAGGGTCTGTGGACGGAGAAAGCGCCCCGGTGGGCCTGAGGCCCGTTGTAAAGACTGTGGCAAAGTATTTAAGTACAATCACTTTTTAGCaatccaccagagaagccacacaG GGGAGCGACCTTTCAAATGTAATGAGTGTGGAAAAGGCTTTGCCCAGAAGCACTCCCTGCAGGTCCACACCCGGATGCACACAGGCGAGCGGCCGTACACCTGCACGGTGTGCAGCAAGGCTCTCACCACCAAGCACTCGCTGCTGGAGCACATGAGCCTGCACTCAG GACAGAAGTCTTTTACCTGTGATCAGTGTGGAAAATATTTCAGCCAGAAAAGACAACTAAAGAGCCATTACCGAGTTCATACAG GCCACTCATTACCGGAATGCAACGACTGCCACCGCAAATTCATGGATGTGTCTCAGCTAAAGAAACATCTGCGAACACACACGG GTGAGAAGCCATTTACGTGTGAAATCTGTGGCAAATCTTTCACAGCAAAGAGTTCTCTTCAGACCCACATCAGGATCCATCG AGGAGAAAAGCCATATTCCTGTGCCGTGTGTGGCAAATCCTTCTCTGACTCGAGTGCCAAGAGGAGACACTGCATTCTACACACAGGCAAAAAGCCTTTCACCTGCCCTGAGTGTAACTTACAGTTTGCTCGCTTAGACAACTTGAAGGCTCACTTGAAAATCCACAGCAAAGAGAAACACGCGTCCGATGCCAGCAGTATTTCTGGCAATAATAATGGCGAAGAGGTCAGGAATATTCTTCAGCTACAGCCCTATCAACTCTCTACCTCCGGAGAGCAGGAAATTCAGCTTCTGGTAACCGATTCCGTACATAACATCAATTTCATGCCAGGTCCTAGCCAAGGAATCAGCATCGTCACTGCAGAGAGTTCCCAGAACATGACAGCAGACCAGACTGCAAACCTCACCCTACTCACGCAGCAGCCAGAGCAACTGCAGAACTTAATTCTTTCAGCTCAACAGGAGCAAACAGAACACATCCAGAGCCTCAATATGATTGAAAGCCAGATGGAGCCCTCACAGACTGAGCCGGTGCACGTCATCACACTCTCCAAGGAGACTTTGGAACATCTGCACGCCCATCAGGAGCAAACAGGGGAGCTTCATTTAGCGAGCGCTTCAGATCCGGCTCAGCACCTGCAGCTGACGCAGGAGCCAGCTCCGCCGCCAGCCACCCACCACGTGCCCCAGCCCACGTCGCTGAGCCAGGAGCAGAGCTGA
- the ZBTB24 gene encoding zinc finger and BTB domain-containing protein 24 isoform X1, giving the protein MSATSPLSVGAALVRVSTPLQPAAPRSVPRGPGLESRKQTPRGHVDVGSAPQLDNGLILLELLKKMAETSSEPSGQLVVHSDTHSDTVLASFEDQRKKGFLCDITLIVENVHFRAHKALLAASSEYFSMMFAEEGEIGQSIYMLEGMVADTFGILLEFIYTGCLQASEKSTEQILATAQFLKVYDLVKAYTDFQNNHSSPKPPTLNTAGAPLVVISNKKSDHPKRKRGRPRKVNSLQEGKSELAAEEEIQLRVNNSVQNRQNFVVKEGDSGVLNEQITAKELEESEPTCEPARGEEMPVEKDENCDPKTQDSGQDSQSRCSKRRIRRSVKLKDYKLVGDEDDQGSAKRVCGRRKRPGGPEARCKDCGKVFKYNHFLAIHQRSHTGERPFKCNECGKGFAQKHSLQVHTRMHTGERPYTCTVCSKALTTKHSLLEHMSLHSGQKSFTCDQCGKYFSQKRQLKSHYRVHTGHSLPECNDCHRKFMDVSQLKKHLRTHTGEKPFTCEICGKSFTAKSSLQTHIRIHRGEKPYSCAVCGKSFSDSSAKRRHCILHTGKKPFTCPECNLQFARLDNLKAHLKIHSKEKHASDASSISGNNNGEEVRNILQLQPYQLSTSGEQEIQLLVTDSVHNINFMPGPSQGISIVTAESSQNMTADQTANLTLLTQQPEQLQNLILSAQQEQTEHIQSLNMIESQMEPSQTEPVHVITLSKETLEHLHAHQEQTGELHLASASDPAQHLQLTQEPAPPPATHHVPQPTSLSQEQS; this is encoded by the exons ATGTCCGCCACCAGCCCTCTGTCGGTGGGCGCTGCACTCGTGCGCGTATCGACTCCTCTCCAGCCGGCCGCTCCCCGGTCGGTCCCCAGGGGTCCAGGCTTGGAG agcAGAAAACAGACCCCGAGAGGTCACGTGGACGTCGGAAGTGCACCCCAGCTGGATAATG GCTTAATCCTTCTTGAGCTTCTAAAGAAAATGGCAGAAACATCATCAGAGCCTTCTGGGCAGCTGGTTgtacactcagacacacacagtgacacTGTCCTGGCCAGTTTTGAGGATCAGAGGAAGAAAGGCTTTCTCTGTGACATTACTTTAATCGTGGAGAATGTGCATTTCCGGGCCCACAAAGCCTTGCTTGCTGCCAGTAGTGAATACTTCTCAATGATGTTTGCTGAAGAGGGGGAGATCGGCCAGTCCATTTATATGCTAGAAGGCATGGTTGCGGACACATTTGGTATCCTGCTAGAATTTATCTACACTGGTTGTCTCCAGGCCAGTGAGAAAAGTACAGAACAGATCCTGGCTACTGCCCAGTTCTTAAAAGTCTATGACCTGGTAAAGGCTTACACGGACTTTCAAAATAATCATAGTTCCCCAAAGCCACCGACTTTGAACACAGCTGGTGCTCCATTGGTTGTTATTTCTAATAAGAAAAGTGATCATCCAAAGCGAAAACGGGGAAGACCAAGGAAAGTCAACAGTTTACAGGAAGGGAAGTCAGAACTGGCTGCAGAGGAAGAAATACAGCTGAGAGTGAACAATTCTGTCCAAAACAGGCAAAACTTTGTAGTTAAAGAGGGAGACAGTGGTGTACTGAATGAACAGATTACAGCAAAAGAACTGGAAGAATCTGAGCCGACTTGTGAGCCAGCTAGAGGGGAGGAGATGCCAGTTGAGAAAGATGAGAACTGTGATCCCAAGACCCAGGACTCTGGGCAGGACAGCCAGAGTCGGTGCAGCAAGCGGAGGATTCGGAGGTCTGTCAAACTGAAAGACTACAAACTTGTAGGGGATGAAGATGACCAGGGTTCAGCCAAGAGGGTCTGTGGACGGAGAAAGCGCCCCGGTGGGCCTGAGGCCCGTTGTAAAGACTGTGGCAAAGTATTTAAGTACAATCACTTTTTAGCaatccaccagagaagccacacaG GGGAGCGACCTTTCAAATGTAATGAGTGTGGAAAAGGCTTTGCCCAGAAGCACTCCCTGCAGGTCCACACCCGGATGCACACAGGCGAGCGGCCGTACACCTGCACGGTGTGCAGCAAGGCTCTCACCACCAAGCACTCGCTGCTGGAGCACATGAGCCTGCACTCAG GACAGAAGTCTTTTACCTGTGATCAGTGTGGAAAATATTTCAGCCAGAAAAGACAACTAAAGAGCCATTACCGAGTTCATACAG GCCACTCATTACCGGAATGCAACGACTGCCACCGCAAATTCATGGATGTGTCTCAGCTAAAGAAACATCTGCGAACACACACGG GTGAGAAGCCATTTACGTGTGAAATCTGTGGCAAATCTTTCACAGCAAAGAGTTCTCTTCAGACCCACATCAGGATCCATCG AGGAGAAAAGCCATATTCCTGTGCCGTGTGTGGCAAATCCTTCTCTGACTCGAGTGCCAAGAGGAGACACTGCATTCTACACACAGGCAAAAAGCCTTTCACCTGCCCTGAGTGTAACTTACAGTTTGCTCGCTTAGACAACTTGAAGGCTCACTTGAAAATCCACAGCAAAGAGAAACACGCGTCCGATGCCAGCAGTATTTCTGGCAATAATAATGGCGAAGAGGTCAGGAATATTCTTCAGCTACAGCCCTATCAACTCTCTACCTCCGGAGAGCAGGAAATTCAGCTTCTGGTAACCGATTCCGTACATAACATCAATTTCATGCCAGGTCCTAGCCAAGGAATCAGCATCGTCACTGCAGAGAGTTCCCAGAACATGACAGCAGACCAGACTGCAAACCTCACCCTACTCACGCAGCAGCCAGAGCAACTGCAGAACTTAATTCTTTCAGCTCAACAGGAGCAAACAGAACACATCCAGAGCCTCAATATGATTGAAAGCCAGATGGAGCCCTCACAGACTGAGCCGGTGCACGTCATCACACTCTCCAAGGAGACTTTGGAACATCTGCACGCCCATCAGGAGCAAACAGGGGAGCTTCATTTAGCGAGCGCTTCAGATCCGGCTCAGCACCTGCAGCTGACGCAGGAGCCAGCTCCGCCGCCAGCCACCCACCACGTGCCCCAGCCCACGTCGCTGAGCCAGGAGCAGAGCTGA